One Cryptococcus neoformans var. neoformans B-3501A chromosome 10, whole genome shotgun sequence DNA window includes the following coding sequences:
- a CDS encoding hypothetical protein (HMMPfam hit to Sugar_tr, Sugar (and other) transporter, score: 279.2, E(): 6.5e-81), with protein sequence MPYLGLRGNALLFAISATAGMGFCLFGIEDSSLGGVISSDPFQNRFHLDATGQGVVTGCFEIGCFFGGLVFAFFGERYARRIVLFIATIPLLVGTVLQVATYSTGQLAAGRVVAGLGFGAITSTLPIWQNETSPPGMRGMLICASLSMLIVSMGRTMTMKPLTIWQVGQLIAYWAAYGLLQVYDDDRVYRIVFSLQGMACVIMALMLIFMPESPRYLLAHGRQDEARQVISALLDLPEDNPMVISQIEEITQAIELEMASARNWKDLFKSAHDAQGEKRRMLTAVVIQVCQPFSGSTIISYYLTTIFQEAVGLTPHTSALLSGYLQVWFLFASFGTWYLIEHAGRRNLFLITAFFMSVVMFIMGGLLKMDTKPTGIGAAAMIFAYQGFYTWGWMAGVWAYSSEICPLSWRSKGMGLAVALQWLFDFVLLMVTPIGITNIGYGMFMLFGVFNLCFIPIVYFLCPETAGVTLEHIDEFYGPGKNPVKESSRIRKEMKEARKRRNAELERQGVAVTVMSEGKGEVTEVEKV encoded by the exons ATGCCTTATCTCGGCCTGAGGGGTAATGCTCTTCTGTTTGCCATCTCGGCCACGGCTGGTATGGGGTTTTGTCTTTTTGGCATTGAAGATTCATCTTTGGGAGGTGTCATCTCCTCCGACCCTT TCCAAAACCGTTTCCACCTCGATGCCACTGGACAGGGTGTCGTCACAGGCTGTTTTGAAATTGGTTGTTTCTTTGGTGGTCTCGTCTTTGCGTTCTTCGGCGAACGCTATGCCCGACGCATTGTACTCTTTATCGCAACGATCCCTCTCCTCGTCGGTACTGTTCTTCAAGTGGCTACATACTCGACAGGTCAACTGGCTGCTGGTCGAGTTGTGGCAGGTTTAGGCTTTGGTGCAATTACCTCAACCCTACCCATCTGGCAAAACGAAACAAGCCCTCCAGGTATGAGAGGGATGCTTATATGTGCTAGTTTGAGCATGCTCATTGTAAGCATGGGCCGAACGATGACAATGAAGCCACTGACCATCTGGCAGGTCGGTCAGTTGATCGCTTACTGGGCTGCCTATGGTCTTTTGCAAGTCTATGATGACGACCGAGTATATCgtatagttttctctttacAGGGAATGGCCTGTGTTATCATGGCCTTAATGTTGATCTTCATGCCCGAATCTCCTCGATATCTCCTCGCCCATGgcagacaagatgaagctCGACAAGTGATTTCTGCTCTCCTCGACTTACCTGAGGACAACCCGATGGTTATCAGCCAAATAGAAGAGATCACTCAAGCCATCGAGCTTGAGATGGCCAGTGCCAGAAATTGGAAAGACCTGTTCAAGAGCGCCCACGATGCTCAGGGAGAGAAGCGACGAATGCTGACT GCCGTTGTTATCCAGGTTTGCCAACCTTTCAGTGGCAGTACAATCATTTCCTA CTATCTCACAACCATCTT TCAAGAAGCCGTCGGTCTCACACCACACACCTCGGCCCTTCTTTCAGGATACCTCCAAG TATGGTTCCTTTTCGCGAGTTTTGG CACATGGTACCTGATTG AACATGCTGGTCGCCGAaaccttttcctcatcaccgCCTTTTTCATG TCTGTTGTAATGTTCATCATGGGAGGTCTTTTAAAAATGGACACCAAACCCACCGGTATTGGAGCTGCAGCCATGATTTTCGCCTATCAAGG CTTCTACACTTGGGGCTGGATGGCTGGTGTATGGGCTTACTCCTCTGAAATCTGTCCTTTGAGTTGGAGATCCAAGGGCATGGG ATTGGCAGTTGCACTTCAATGGCTCTTCGACTTCGTGCTTCTCATGG TCACACCCATAGGTATCACCAACATTGGCTACGGCATGTTCATGCTCTTTGGTGTATTCAACCTCTGCTTTATCCCGATTGTGTACTTCTTGTGCCCCGAAACCGCAGGCGTTACTCTAGAGCACATTGACGAATTCTACGGCCCAGGAAAGAATCCAGTGAAGGAGAGTTCAAGAATtaggaaggaaatgaaggaGGCCAGGAAACGGCGGAACGCCGAGTTAGAGAGACAGGGAGTAGCGGTCACAGTTATGTCGGAAGGAAAGGGTGAGGTAACTGAAGTCGAAAAGGTGTAG